One Nicotiana sylvestris chromosome 12, ASM39365v2, whole genome shotgun sequence genomic window carries:
- the LOC104216359 gene encoding uncharacterized protein: MYLGKIKLALNQSTVDESEISPNDDVGKVLGKEHSGRAYMVMKEGRIPKEFARIFVSPPPSTNVIPSSSSDGVSLQNVIASLSFDGVSSQLTRRRRVTDDSESRDWVVDVIDEHQVMKFIRMKVQDVYNLENGSRVIIECDEFAQPIGKSANLLAGFLGQLAINPRYFPIGFESWESMPKPFVDGAFNGFVMES, translated from the exons ATGTATTTAGGAAAAATTAAACTAGCATTGAACCAAAGCACCGTGGATGAGTCTGAAATTTCGCCAAATGATGATGTTGGTAAGGTACTGGGAAAAGAGCACTCTGGAAGG GCATATATGGTAATGAAAGAAGGGAGGATACCTAAAGAATTTGCAAGGATCTTtgtttctcctcctccttcaacG AATGTCATTCCATCTTCATCATCTGATGGAGTCTCATTACAGAATGTTATTGCATCTTTATCATTTGATGGTGTCTCTTCACAACTAACTAGACGTAGACGAGTTACAGATGACTCGGAGTCTCGTGATTGGGTTGTCGATGTTATAG ATGAACATCAAGTGATGAAATTTATTAGGATGAAGGTTCAGGATGTCTATAACTTGGAGAATGGATCGCGTGTAATTATAGAATGTGATGAGTTTGCTCAACCTATTGGAAAATCAGCCAACCTTCTTGCAGGATTTTTGGGGCAGCTTGCTATAAATCCTCGATACTTTCCTATTGGCTTCGAAAGCTGGGAATCCATGCCTAAACCTTTTGTGGACGGTGCTTTTAATGGTTTCGTAATG GAATCTTGA